A stretch of Castanea sativa cultivar Marrone di Chiusa Pesio chromosome 2, ASM4071231v1 DNA encodes these proteins:
- the LOC142625306 gene encoding serine/threonine-protein phosphatase 7 long form homolog, with protein sequence MAPSDIAFGYGPHRAGPSIGIVLTRQAVHRSSLLWDAPLAGEEVLGVLTCRHQEKGLFEGELDPRIASYITDAGSDGLLQVPYMDLDHALITALVERWRSKTHSFHLPYGEMTITLQDIEVIMGVHVHDLLVVGFTHMDNWGEFCAELLGHSPLKKTSRFWQEHYSDGRAEDKGQMAQGAV encoded by the exons ATATGGACCACATCGAGCGGGACCCTCTATAGGGATTGTCTTGACGAGGCAGGCTGTGCATCGTTCAAGTTTGCTTTGGGATGCTCCTTTGGCAGGCGAG GAAGTGCTCGGTGTACTGACTTGTCGTCATCAAGAGAAAGGTCTGTTTGAAGGTGAGTTAGATCCACGGATTGCTTCTTATATCACAGATGCGGGGTCAGATGGGCTACTTCAGGTCCCATATATGGACCTTGACCATGCACTGATCACGGCCTTGGTGGAGAGATGGCGGTCGAAGACGCACTCATTCCACTTACCCTACGGTGAGATGACCATCACGCTACAAGACATAGAGGTTATAATGGGAGTACATGTACATGACTTGCTGGTGGTGGGATTTACCCATATGGACAATTGGGGTGAATTTTGCGCTGAATTGCTAGGGCATAGTCCGCTGAAAAAAACTAGTCGGTTCTGGCAAGAACACTACAGTGATGGAAGGGCCGAGGATAAAGGCCAAATGGCTCAAGGAGCGGTTTAG